Proteins co-encoded in one Cercospora beticola chromosome 7, complete sequence genomic window:
- a CDS encoding uncharacterized protein (SMCOG1001:short-chain dehydrogenase/reductase SDR~antiSMASH:Cluster_4), translating to MSSAFPWGIETSRLDGKVALVTGSGRGIGAAIAQELARRGAKVVVNYANSSDAAEKVVGAIKEHGGDAIALQADVGDVSQTIKLMDQAVEHFGQLDIVCSNSGVVSFGHLKDVTEEEYDRVMRINTRGQFFVAREAYKHLSVGGRIIMMGSITGQAKGVPKHAVYSGSKGAIETFVRCMAIDCGDKKITVNCVAPGGIKTDMYHAVCREYIPDGEKLSDDEVDEYAKTWSPMARVGQPVDIARVVGFLASQDGEWVNGKVIGIDGAACM from the exons ATGTCTTCAGCTTTCCCATGGGGCATTGAGACCTCTCGTCTCGACGGCAAGGTCGCTCTCGTCACAGGATCCGGCCGTGGTATCGGAGCTGCCATCGCACAAGAACTCGCTCGACGAGGAGCGAAAGTTGTTGTGAACTACGCCAACTCATCCGACGCCGCCGAAAAGGTCGTTGGTGCTATCAAGGAGCACGGCGGAGATGCCATTGCCCTCCAAGCAGATGTTGGCGATGTCTCACAAACCATCAAGCTCATGGACCAAGCCGTCGAGCACTTCGGCCAACTCGACATTGTCTGCTCGAACTCCGGTGTTGTGTCATTCGGACACTTGAAGGATGTGACAGAAGAGGAGTACGACCGCGTTATGAGAATCAACACTCGTGGACAATTCTTCGTTGCAAGAGAAGCATACAAGCACCTGTCTGTGGGCGGCAGAATCATCATGATGGGTTCCATCACTGGTCAGGCAAAGGGTGTGCCAAAGCACGCAGTATACTCTGGATCCAAGGGTGCCATCGAGACATTCGTGCGATGCATGGCTATCGACTGCGGTGACAAGAAGATCACCGTGAACTGTGTCGCACCTGGTGGTATCAAGACCGACATGTACCACGCCGTGTGCAGAGAGTACATCCCAGATGGAGAGAAGCTGAGCGATGACGAGGTTGATGAG TACGCAAAGACATGGTCCCCAATGGCTCGCGTTGGCCAGCCAGTCGACATTGCACGTGTTGTTGGCTTTTTGGCCTCTCAAGACGGCGAGTGGGTCAACGGCAAGGTCATTGGCATTGACGGTGCCGCTTGCATGTAA